AGAATCATCTACATCACTGTTATCTACACCATCTTCTTCACCACCAGTGATACCTAATTCTATTTCAAGAGTCATCTCCATCTTAGCCATGCGCTCAAGATATCCTTTACAAATCTCAATATTCTCTTCAAGTGGTTCTTCACTTAAGTCAATCATGTGAGAGCTAAAGAGTGAATGACCATGTTCTTTATAGTAAGCCTCATTTGCATCAAGCATGCCGTCCATCCAAGGAAGTAATTTTTTTGCACAGTGATCTGTGTGTAAAATCACGGTTGCTCCGTATGCTTTTGCAAGTTCGTGTACGTGCTTTGCTCCAGCTACAGCTCCTAATATGGCTGCTTTTTGGTTCTCATTATTTAATCCTTTTCCAGCATTAAACTGCGCTCCACCATTTGAAAACTGGATAATTACAGGAGCGTTAAGCGCTGCTGCAGTCTCTAGAACCGTGTTGATACTGTTAGACCCAATTACATTAACCGCAGGAAGGGCAAAGCCTTTCTCCTTTGCATAGTTAAAAATTGCTTGTACTTCGTGGCCTGTGGCTACACCTGGTTTTATAGAATGCGACATTGTTGTTGTTTAAAATTAGTAAAGTAAAAATAACAAATATTACTCGGAAAGTAACCCGGATGTGGAGGTTACTACGACAACGTTTTAGCTAGGTTACGCTTTCGCGAAAGCGTGGTCGTTAACCATAATGCTCTTAAAAAGTGTCAGAGTCTAATGTGAATTATAGTATAGCAGTAGATGATTCGGGCAAGAGAATTATGTAGCTAATAATATTGAGATGAGTCTAAGACCTTAG
The genomic region above belongs to Dokdonia sp. Dokd-P16 and contains:
- the fbaA gene encoding class II fructose-bisphosphate aldolase is translated as MSHSIKPGVATGHEVQAIFNYAKEKGFALPAVNVIGSNSINTVLETAAALNAPVIIQFSNGGAQFNAGKGLNNENQKAAILGAVAGAKHVHELAKAYGATVILHTDHCAKKLLPWMDGMLDANEAYYKEHGHSLFSSHMIDLSEEPLEENIEICKGYLERMAKMEMTLEIELGITGGEEDGVDNSDVDDSKLYTQPEEVAYAYEELSKVSDQFTIAAAFGNVHGVYKPGNVKLTPKILKNSQEHISEKYGKEHNHIDFVFHGGSGSTVEEIREGISYGVIKMNIDTDLQWSTAEGIRDYFGENAEYLKTQIGNPTGDDSPNKKFYDPRVWLRKAEQTMGARLKKAFEDLNNIDTL